One Candidatus Fermentibacter sp. genomic window carries:
- a CDS encoding T9SS type A sorting domain-containing protein, whose protein sequence is MLSMFAIAAADSAMDRVMTLVEAGELEGAEAAYALAASVVDPSLLPAELTAGTEPARCGTPAILEATRLAELDPDSPLAREALDLLARPTLSGPENILDSPAGWFKIHWTASGADASTLAYATALASAADFSRTVECTNMGYDVPPSDLGMGGDTKYDLYIMAISSLGYTTYSGEPSDPTTPENDYASHIVILNGMTENLMKVTQAHEYQHAVQMGYDVAEPSWFMENCSTWMEDQVYDDINDYVGYLHSGDNPLRKPWWDIRSGSGGLYWYGGNLWTRFMSLRMDIPSVLQIWELCGATTGNNMLAAQGDVFEDHGMTWEQGFMEYGCWRWFTAANWYAGCGMYDDEATLWTPGPYVFSYHIENTLPATGDEGVYPPETYGIAWIKVNLSSYQSNWVNIHFDGLNNYEWNLGVILWDTAGNHQFQWYDVDLSTGVKDVAVNPAGWDYLVFFPAFMGNISIDHTYDYTVTYLTGIEGDPAPEAIGLSVSSNPAGPDTQVLFDLPAASDARLQVFDMTGRLVSTLHDGEAAAGSHSAVLGNLVPGTYFVYLSADGQSASRTLVFAD, encoded by the coding sequence AGCAGCCTATGCCCTCGCAGCCAGCGTGGTCGACCCGAGCCTTCTCCCGGCCGAGCTCACCGCGGGCACCGAGCCCGCGAGATGCGGCACGCCAGCTATACTGGAAGCCACCAGGCTCGCCGAGCTCGACCCGGATTCCCCCCTGGCGCGCGAAGCCCTGGATCTCCTCGCGAGGCCTACCCTGAGCGGTCCGGAGAACATCCTCGACTCCCCTGCCGGCTGGTTCAAGATCCACTGGACCGCCTCCGGCGCGGATGCCAGCACCCTCGCGTACGCCACCGCGCTCGCGAGCGCCGCCGACTTCAGCCGCACCGTCGAGTGCACCAACATGGGCTATGACGTTCCCCCCTCCGACCTCGGGATGGGCGGAGACACCAAGTACGACCTCTACATCATGGCGATCTCATCCCTCGGCTACACCACCTACTCGGGCGAGCCCTCGGATCCCACCACGCCCGAGAACGACTACGCGAGCCACATCGTCATCCTGAACGGGATGACCGAGAACCTGATGAAGGTGACGCAGGCCCACGAATACCAGCACGCGGTCCAGATGGGATACGACGTCGCCGAACCCTCGTGGTTCATGGAGAACTGCTCCACCTGGATGGAGGATCAGGTCTACGACGACATCAACGACTACGTGGGCTACCTCCACTCGGGCGACAACCCCCTGCGCAAGCCCTGGTGGGACATCAGGTCGGGCAGCGGCGGCCTGTACTGGTACGGCGGGAACCTCTGGACCAGGTTCATGAGCCTGCGGATGGACATCCCGAGCGTTCTCCAGATCTGGGAGCTCTGCGGCGCGACCACGGGCAACAACATGCTGGCCGCCCAGGGCGACGTGTTCGAGGACCACGGCATGACCTGGGAGCAGGGCTTCATGGAGTACGGCTGCTGGAGATGGTTCACGGCGGCCAACTGGTACGCGGGATGCGGCATGTATGACGACGAGGCCACCCTCTGGACGCCGGGCCCCTACGTCTTCTCCTACCACATCGAGAACACCCTGCCGGCCACGGGCGACGAGGGCGTCTACCCGCCCGAGACCTATGGCATCGCATGGATCAAGGTCAACCTGTCGAGCTACCAGAGCAACTGGGTCAACATCCACTTCGACGGCCTCAACAACTACGAGTGGAACCTCGGCGTGATCCTGTGGGACACCGCGGGCAACCATCAGTTCCAGTGGTACGACGTCGACCTCTCCACGGGCGTCAAGGACGTTGCGGTGAACCCCGCGGGATGGGACTACCTGGTCTTCTTCCCCGCCTTCATGGGCAACATCAGCATAGACCACACGTATGACTACACGGTCACCTACCTGACCGGCATCGAGGGCGATCCCGCCCCCGAGGCCATAGGCCTGTCCGTATCGTCGAACCCGGCCGGACCGGACACCCAGGTCCTCTTCGACCTGCCCGCTGCTTCGGATGCCAGGCTGCAGGTGTTCGACATGACCGGCAGGCTCGTGTCGACCCTCCACGACGGCGAAGCTGCGGCAGGCAGCCATTCCGCCGTCCTGGGCAACCTCGTCCCCGGAACCTACTTCGTCTACCTCAGCGCCGACGGCCAGTCCGCCTCGAGGACACTGGTCTTCGCCGACTGA